The DNA sequence TCTACCTTCTTTCTTGAAGTGTCATAGTGACATTATTATTACCAGGTCGAAAACTGCTGAATATAGGAGAGAAATATTATCTTAATTGGAGCTTACATAACAAGGAGGTTTAAAAGAAAAACTTTAACATAACAGGTATATATAAAGCTGCGATGTACTATTCCCATTAGTTACTTTCCCATTTTGCCCTCACTTAACAATGCTCATACAAGAAAGACTTAGAGACTTGCTGggagaaaagtattttttttttatagtagGAGGCACCTCATAAAGTTTTACATAGAGctactcttttttttccttttggggGATAAATTTTTGCATAGAGCTAATTTGAAAATGTGAATTTAATATTTAACACCTACTAATATTTTCTATTGGTATTTAACTGTATTATATCAAGCAAGATGCATCTTATAGTCTTATCTGTTCACAGATCTCAATAGAAGCATCAACCTTCTGGATATAGATACATAGTTTTTGAGAATTTTCATAGAGCAGATATCCTGTGGGTACGCAACATACTGAAGAGAGTTAAATTAATAGTTTGAGTAACAAATAAACAAGGAAGGGGAGAAAGACGAGAGGGAAGGAAACAAATGATATGAAAAGGAGCTTTTCTTGTATGCAAAGCGACTATTAGGCAGCTCCAACCAGCCACAGAAGCTATCACGGAACAAGATAATACCATACAATCCTGACAATTCTCTATGACTGAAATCcttaaaaacaaaaaagaatcaAGAAATTTGATAACATAAATTGACAAACTTACTGCATCTTAGACATTTTGTCAGGATCACTACTTGCTGAGAATTTTCCTAACTGCACATCCATGTtttcttcctcttcctcctcatcTTCCTCTTTGGGCTTGCTAATTGGACCAGTAGTACCAACAGAGACTGATGCAGCTCTAGATGCTGAAGGGTTGTCACGAGAACCGGTATTAGCATCATCACCTCCATGAACATGAACATCAACTGCAGCTTGGTCTTGGCCTTCATTCTCGTCAATGCCAATAGGGGATTCAGGGAGTGAGTCGTCCTGCCCCTCAAAAGCAGCTTCAAAAGGATCCTTAGATCGCTTCATGGAATTCACTGCACCAGAATGTGAGATTCAGGTGAAGTGTACACCACACTTATCATTCATCCATTTTGATTGAGATAAACCAACTTCCAACCATGAACACTGGTGTATTATGTTAGCAACCTTTTTTGGGGCAAGCATGGTAAAAAGATAAGAACTAGTTTGATTTGGACCTCATATGATAGATGTTCTGAGAAACTCTCAAACCAGGTTGATTGATAAATTAATGGCATTGAACTCTTACAGCTCTGATATTCTCAAGTCACATGATCAATTGCAAGCATGAAAAAAGATTAAAGCATTCAAAAGGAAGGTAAACAAAAGGATGAAGCAACAATGTTAAAGGAACTATGTTGCACTTTGGATTAGAAGCGACACCATCCATTTATATTTCTAGATGAAGAAAAAAATGAATGAGACTAGAAAATAAAAGCAGGTAGTCAACTAATCATGAAAAAAAACAAGAAACGCTGCACTATAGCAAGCGAGACCAAAAAGGTAAAGTAGTTGCACACTTTATTTTCAAGTAGTTGCCCCCTTGTCCTGTTAGTTTTTGATTATATAATTGTAGTTGTTTCCTTGaaagaaaatttgaaaaatagagTAAGATGCAAAACCTAGCACATAGTATAAAGAGATTAGAGAGGAATGCTATCATTCTTTACTTTTCTTTCCTTTGATTATTCACACTTTATCTTTTACCCTTTGTAAGCATCTCCTTTTAGTTCTAGAGTGTCTT is a window from the Nicotiana tomentosiformis chromosome 10, ASM39032v3, whole genome shotgun sequence genome containing:
- the LOC104093854 gene encoding transcription initiation factor TFIID subunit 11-like isoform X2 codes for the protein MKRSKDPFEAAFEGQDDSLPESPIGIDENEGQDQAAVDVHVHGGDDANTGSRDNPSASRAASVSVGTTGPISKPKEEDEEEEEENMDVQLGKFSASSDPDKMSKMQSILSQFTEEQMSRYESFRRSGFQKLNMKRLLTSITGSAKISIPMTIVVSGIAKIFVGELIEIGP